In Pseudomonas alcaliphila JAB1, a single window of DNA contains:
- a CDS encoding restriction endonuclease fold toxin 5 domain-containing protein: MAVANNGKGHSMSDLSSRYQAWVTGFPPPYEWRWNETWWDGFEEPRCTLLEAKANYAFMFVPLLGVPKPWAPVKSVLVDPARRHSAKARPTPPVRVEWHFLQRIVYEHCSSQYRRLGLTNLTAFWNPMPNTPEHDEYQEHREREQREFDEYYRDNPDLIA; encoded by the coding sequence ATGGCTGTAGCCAACAACGGCAAAGGCCACTCCATGTCGGATCTGTCTTCGCGATACCAGGCCTGGGTAACCGGATTTCCTCCGCCTTACGAATGGCGATGGAACGAAACCTGGTGGGATGGATTCGAAGAACCGCGTTGTACCCTACTGGAGGCCAAGGCCAACTACGCCTTCATGTTTGTACCTTTGCTGGGTGTTCCAAAGCCCTGGGCACCGGTCAAATCAGTCCTTGTAGACCCGGCGCGCCGCCACTCGGCCAAGGCGAGGCCTACACCCCCCGTCAGAGTCGAATGGCACTTTCTCCAGCGCATCGTCTACGAGCACTGCTCCAGTCAATATCGCCGCTTGGGTCTGACCAATCTGACCGCCTTCTGGAATCCTATGCCGAACACCCCTGAGCACGACGAATACCAAGAACACCGTGAGCGTGAACAACGCGAATTCGACGAGTACTACCGGGATAATCCCGATCTGATTGCCTAA
- a CDS encoding DUF4123 domain-containing protein produces MSMTNGFRSIEDELRIRLSDKPGLKLFALVDGARYLTLGKRLDQASDRWQWLLDGTELDAIKQGGPALIQLEERSDLQNWLVDRDRKEPLVSWLLSTKSFEVLSQHLGSLLFTRLTDGRKSLFRYYNPVVRRALDSVLNKEQRQQMMRPIEHWLVWQPLESRYLPLDEDTQGGQHA; encoded by the coding sequence ATGAGTATGACCAACGGCTTTCGCAGTATCGAAGACGAACTGCGGATACGCCTCTCGGACAAGCCAGGGCTTAAGCTTTTCGCGCTTGTAGACGGGGCTCGCTACTTGACTTTGGGTAAACGGTTAGATCAAGCCTCTGATAGATGGCAGTGGCTGTTGGACGGCACGGAGTTAGATGCGATCAAGCAAGGTGGACCAGCTCTTATTCAGCTGGAAGAGCGTAGCGATTTGCAGAACTGGCTCGTAGACCGAGACCGCAAAGAACCTCTGGTGTCATGGCTACTGAGCACCAAGAGCTTCGAGGTTCTGTCCCAGCATCTTGGCTCGCTTCTGTTCACTCGGCTAACCGACGGTAGAAAGTCACTCTTCCGTTATTACAATCCCGTTGTTCGGCGGGCACTTGATAGCGTCCTGAACAAGGAGCAGCGCCAACAAATGATGCGACCTATCGAGCATTGGCTGGTATGGCAGCCGCTGGAGTCCCGCTACCTCCCTCTGGATGAAGATACTCAAGGGGGGCAGCATGCTTGA
- a CDS encoding Imm52 family immunity protein, which yields MASSFRSFVFKMRFNKHAIATVSHEEQLERIRYYLSTLGQLHPLLGKWYLQGASVQDALSNDVLSAPQALSTAAAASFDAEYPSWLSLSVWNGQEDPLQGGLAFSYDAHDMESISSMDFEDAGALVSAIENPRPVLVEMLRQAVSIWPEIDWGVIAPGRYYLDGQTFNERQTIGWIGFCPHSLKASDFPDADELIDIPGRGTVLVSCAQVMDERNREHFRIVGTLDTKLVELGYLPLFNN from the coding sequence ATGGCAAGTTCTTTCCGGTCCTTTGTATTCAAGATGCGCTTCAACAAACACGCGATCGCCACGGTCTCCCATGAGGAGCAGTTGGAACGCATACGCTACTACCTGAGCACCTTGGGCCAATTACATCCACTTCTTGGTAAATGGTATCTACAAGGCGCCTCAGTTCAGGACGCATTGAGCAATGACGTCCTGAGCGCTCCTCAAGCATTGTCCACGGCTGCAGCCGCAAGTTTCGACGCCGAGTATCCGTCATGGCTGTCGCTATCCGTGTGGAATGGACAGGAAGATCCGCTGCAAGGGGGTCTGGCTTTCAGTTACGACGCACACGACATGGAGTCCATATCCAGCATGGATTTCGAAGATGCCGGTGCTCTGGTTTCAGCAATCGAGAACCCACGTCCGGTGTTGGTGGAAATGCTGCGACAAGCGGTATCCATCTGGCCCGAAATCGATTGGGGGGTGATCGCCCCCGGCAGGTACTACCTAGATGGCCAGACCTTCAACGAACGGCAAACCATCGGCTGGATCGGTTTTTGCCCGCACTCGCTAAAGGCCAGCGACTTTCCGGATGCGGATGAACTGATTGACATACCGGGCCGCGGCACAGTTTTGGTGAGCTGCGCCCAGGTTATGGATGAACGCAATAGAGAGCACTTCCGAATTGTCGGTACGCTGGACACGAAGCTCGTCGAACTCGGCTATCTGCCCCTGTTCAACAATTGA
- a CDS encoding PAAR domain-containing protein, which yields MSGKPAARVTDPTACPLPGHGTNPIVSGSPDVLFDGLPAARQGDPTACGSALVGNLVANVFIDGLPVATLGSTGSHGNVVVGGSGTVIIGNTHAAAAFTTPLAVPMAPKICLPCLLLAASRNQTFVPLESIGVRG from the coding sequence ATGAGTGGAAAACCAGCAGCACGAGTTACCGATCCGACTGCCTGCCCACTGCCAGGCCATGGCACCAACCCCATCGTTTCTGGCTCCCCAGACGTCCTATTCGATGGTTTGCCAGCGGCCCGCCAAGGCGACCCCACTGCTTGCGGCTCAGCGCTGGTGGGCAACCTTGTTGCCAATGTGTTTATCGACGGATTGCCCGTCGCAACACTAGGCAGCACAGGGAGTCACGGGAATGTGGTAGTCGGTGGGTCGGGAACAGTAATCATCGGCAATACACATGCGGCTGCCGCCTTTACGACTCCGCTTGCTGTGCCCATGGCTCCAAAGATTTGCTTGCCCTGCTTACTTCTCGCTGCCAGTCGCAACCAAACATTCGTACCGCTGGAATCAATCGGAGTCCGGGGATGA
- a CDS encoding alpha/beta hydrolase-fold protein, translating into MSALSWLRGALTALLLGGFAFAQADQVSLDGSEQWLMKSAEGRDYRIMVSLPEGDVPYTGGYPVVYLLDGNAYFPAFHAAKRAQKQWRKAIIVAIGYPSSTPLDFERRAFDLSPPQLPERNDPPQGGQDLFLDFIEQRLMPWVNQRFKVDQDQLSLVGHSFGGMFGIYALFTRPQLFRHVVAISPSLWWRDRYLLEHERAFTKRAHAGELDLTHRSLSMWVGDREMPQEIQDVRSLQLRLEPLSQYGLRSDFQLEAGEDHMSIPFRVTTRVLEELMSTRRY; encoded by the coding sequence GTGAGTGCGCTGAGCTGGCTGCGCGGCGCCCTGACGGCGCTGCTGCTGGGTGGTTTTGCCTTTGCCCAGGCCGACCAGGTGAGTCTGGACGGTAGTGAACAATGGCTGATGAAGAGTGCCGAGGGCCGTGACTACCGCATCATGGTCAGCCTGCCGGAGGGCGACGTGCCTTACACCGGCGGCTACCCGGTGGTCTATCTGCTCGACGGCAATGCCTACTTTCCGGCATTCCATGCAGCCAAGCGGGCGCAAAAGCAATGGCGCAAGGCGATTATCGTGGCCATCGGCTACCCCAGCAGCACGCCGCTGGATTTCGAGCGTCGTGCGTTCGACCTGTCGCCGCCGCAACTGCCCGAGCGCAATGATCCGCCGCAGGGTGGCCAGGACCTGTTTCTCGATTTCATCGAGCAGCGCCTAATGCCCTGGGTCAACCAGCGCTTCAAGGTCGATCAGGACCAGCTCAGCCTCGTCGGCCATTCCTTTGGTGGCATGTTCGGCATCTACGCGTTGTTTACCCGGCCGCAGCTGTTCCGGCATGTGGTCGCCATCAGTCCCAGCCTGTGGTGGCGTGACCGCTACCTGCTGGAGCATGAGCGGGCATTCACCAAACGAGCGCATGCAGGAGAACTGGATCTGACCCACCGCAGCCTGAGCATGTGGGTGGGTGACCGGGAAATGCCGCAGGAAATTCAGGATGTGCGCTCACTGCAGCTGCGTCTGGAACCCCTCTCGCAGTACGGTCTGCGCAGTGATTTCCAGCTAGAGGCGGGCGAGGACCATATGTCGATACCGTTTCGTGTCACTACCCGGGTGCTGGAAGAGCTGATGAGCACGCGGCGCTACTGA
- a CDS encoding LasR-specific antiactivator QslA — MIELQRHLTHLPAHDEQPAADFGWSEDCQASFGHGVQTAQAWLDDANSGWLWANLLLERQLYPPGAQRHAFELGFLSRIHQRLCSPLGGEHGARRTEFRL, encoded by the coding sequence ATGATTGAGCTGCAACGGCACCTCACCCACCTGCCCGCCCATGACGAGCAACCAGCAGCGGACTTCGGCTGGAGCGAAGATTGCCAGGCCAGCTTCGGCCACGGCGTGCAGACCGCGCAGGCCTGGCTGGACGACGCCAACAGCGGCTGGCTCTGGGCCAACCTGTTACTGGAGCGCCAGCTGTACCCGCCGGGTGCGCAGCGCCATGCCTTCGAGCTGGGCTTTCTCAGCCGCATCCACCAGCGTTTGTGTTCACCCTTGGGTGGCGAGCACGGGGCCAGGCGCACCGAGTTCAGGCTATAG
- a CDS encoding IS3 family transposase (programmed frameshift) encodes MTRRSFSTDFKLEAAGLVLDQGYSVPEACKSIGVGPTALRRWVEQLRSERGGTTPPRSKALTPEQRRIQELEAQVRRLEREKEILKKGYRSLDVGLPRSVALIEALGERYPRAELCRVFGVNRSSVYDACMRRHRIDHRRVALCQLATELHLQSRGSAGARTLSAALRIQGVAVGRFLAGRLMKEARLFSTQCRKHRYRRADGESAIAANTLDRQFAVSGPNQVWCGDVTYIWAGNRWIYLAAVIDLYARRIVGWALSNRPDSQLTTRALRVAYESRGCPQQLMFHSDQGCHYTSIEFCQMLWRYRIKQSMSRRGNCWDNAPMERFFRSLKTEWMPEHGYASQGQAEADVLRYLTDYYNHQRPHSYNGYRTPAETETLAG; translated from the exons GTGACCAGAAGATCATTCAGTACAGATTTCAAACTCGAAGCAGCCGGCCTGGTTTTGGACCAGGGGTACTCTGTTCCCGAAGCCTGCAAATCGATAGGCGTAGGCCCGACTGCATTGCGTCGCTGGGTAGAGCAACTGCGCAGCGAGCGTGGCGGCACTACACCACCACGCAGCAAAGCCCTGACTCCTGAGCAAAGGCGCATACAGGAACTGGAAGCCCAGGTTCGGCGCCTGGAGCGGGAGAAAGAGATCCTAAAAAAGG GCTACCGCTCTCTTGATGTCGGACTCCCTCGATCAGTAGCGCTGATTGAGGCATTGGGCGAGCGGTATCCACGAGCCGAACTGTGCCGCGTGTTTGGCGTAAATCGCAGCAGTGTTTATGACGCTTGCATGCGACGTCATCGGATAGATCATCGACGGGTTGCTCTATGTCAGCTGGCCACTGAGCTTCATCTACAAAGTCGAGGCTCAGCTGGGGCCAGAACATTGTCAGCGGCGTTGCGGATACAAGGTGTCGCGGTGGGGCGTTTTCTGGCCGGACGCTTGATGAAAGAGGCTCGACTGTTCAGCACGCAATGCCGCAAGCATCGTTACCGCAGAGCAGATGGCGAAAGCGCCATTGCGGCCAACACACTGGATCGGCAATTCGCAGTGAGCGGCCCCAACCAAGTGTGGTGCGGTGATGTGACATACATCTGGGCGGGTAATCGCTGGATCTACCTGGCAGCAGTCATAGATTTGTATGCGCGCCGCATCGTCGGTTGGGCACTGTCCAATCGACCTGACTCGCAGCTCACGACGCGCGCGTTACGCGTGGCCTACGAGTCCCGAGGTTGCCCGCAACAGCTGATGTTTCACTCTGACCAGGGTTGCCACTACACCAGCATTGAGTTCTGCCAGATGCTCTGGCGCTACCGTATCAAGCAGAGCATGAGCCGCCGCGGTAACTGTTGGGACAACGCACCGATGGAGCGCTTTTTCAGAAGCCTGAAAACGGAGTGGATGCCGGAGCATGGCTATGCCAGCCAAGGGCAAGCTGAGGCTGATGTGCTGCGCTACCTGACGGATTACTACAACCATCAACGACCACACAGCTACAACGGATACAGAACGCCAGCGGAAACCGAAACACTGGCCGGATAA